Proteins found in one Neofelis nebulosa isolate mNeoNeb1 chromosome 3, mNeoNeb1.pri, whole genome shotgun sequence genomic segment:
- the FABP2 gene encoding fatty acid-binding protein, intestinal, whose translation MAFDGTWKIDRNENYDKFMEKMGVNMVKRKLAAHDNLKLTITQEGNKFTVKESSNFRNIDIVFELGVTFNYSLADGTELSGAWSLEGNKLVGKFKRVDNGCELNAIREIVGGELVQTYTYEGVEAKRIFKKE comes from the exons ATGGCTTTTGATGGTACTTGGAAGATAGACCGGAATGAGAACTATGACAAGTTCATGGAAAAAATGG GTGTTAATATGGTGAAAAGGAAGCTTGCAGCTCATGACAATCTGAAACTGACAATCAcacaagaaggaaataaattcaCCGTCAAAGAATCCAGCAATTTTCGTAACATTGATATTGTTTTTGAGCTTGGTGTCACTTTTAATTACAGCCTAGCAGATGGAACTGAACTCAGT GGTGCTTGGAGCCTAGAGGGAAATAAACTTGTTGGAAAATTCAAACGGGTAGACAATGGATGTGAACTGAATGCTATCCGAGAAATTGTAGGTGGTGAACTAGTCCAG ACTTATACATATGAAGGAGTAGAAGCCAAGAGGATCTTCAAAAAGGAATGA